GCGCAACCTGTTCCAGGTCAACGTCGAGGAGGGCCGCCACCTCTGGGCGATGGTCTACCTGCTGCACGCCTACTTCGGCCGCAACGGCCGCGAGGAGGCCGAGGCGCTGCTGCAGCGCAACTCCGGCGACCTCGACTCCCCCCGGATCCTCGGCGCGTTCAACGAGGAGACCCCGGACTGGCTGTCGTTCTTCATGTTCACCTACTTCACCGACCGGGACGGCAAGTACCAGCTCGGCACGCTGAAGGAGTCGGCGTTCGACCCCCTGAGCCGGACCTGCGAGTTCATGCTCAAGGAGGAGGCCCACCACATGTTCGTGGGCACCACCGGCATCGACCGCGTCGTCACCCGCACCGCGGAGCTCATGCGCGAGCACGACACCGACGACGTGTCCCCGCACGGCGGGATCTCGCTCGACGTCATCCAGAAGTACGTCAACTTCCACTACTCGGTCAGCCTCGACCTGTTCGGGTCCGAGAAGTCGACGAACGCGGCCAACTACTTCACCGCAGGGCTCAAGGGCCGCTGGCAGGAGGAGCGCCGCAAGGACGACCACCAGCTCACCGAGGACTCGTCCCACGTCGACCTCGTGCGCGACGGCGCCGTCACCACCGAGGAGGTCTCGGCGCTCGTCGCGCTGAACCACGACCTGCGCAACGAGTACGTGCAGGACTGCGCCACCGGCATGAAGCGCTGGAACCGCGTCCTGGAGAAGGCGGGCATCGAGCGCCGCCTGTCGCTGCCGCACGTCGGGTTCAACCGGGAGGTCGGGCTGTTCGCCGGGCACCACGTCACGCCGAAGGGCGACGTCGTCGGCCCGGACGTGTGGGAGGCCAACCTGGGGAAGTGGCTGCCCACCGAGGCCGACAAGGTGCACGTCCAGTCGCTGATGCGCCCGGTCTACGAGCCCGGCAAGATCGCCGGCTGGATCGCCCCGCCGAGCAACGGCATCAACGACAAGCCGTTCGAGTACGAGTACGTGCACTTCGCCTGATCCCGCCGCACGAACCGGCCCGGTCGTCCGATCCGCACGGACGACCGGGCCGTTCCCGTCGCGAGGGGCGGTCGGTCGCAGGTCGGCGGGGCGCCCACGGCGTCACGCCGAGGCGAGGAGGGCGAGCCCGGACGGGGTCAGCCGAGCGGGTGCCGGCTGGGTGCCGGGTGCCGCGATCAGGCCGGCGCGGACCAGGCGCGACCCGAGGAACTGGTCGCAGCAGCCGATGCCGTCGACGACGAGCGTGCCGGTACCGGTGACCTCGCACCGTCCGGCGCGCACCG
This sequence is a window from Pseudonocardia petroleophila. Protein-coding genes within it:
- the boxB gene encoding benzoyl-CoA 2,3-epoxidase subunit BoxB, translating into MSIDYSEKIPNNVDLAGDRKLQRALESWQPNFINWWKTMGPAVPTEDVYLRTAVDVGREGWAQFGHVAMEEYRWGVFLAEHNADRKIAFGEQKGQPVWQQVPGEYRADLQRLIVIQGDTEPASVEQQRRLGETAPSLYDLRNLFQVNVEEGRHLWAMVYLLHAYFGRNGREEAEALLQRNSGDLDSPRILGAFNEETPDWLSFFMFTYFTDRDGKYQLGTLKESAFDPLSRTCEFMLKEEAHHMFVGTTGIDRVVTRTAELMREHDTDDVSPHGGISLDVIQKYVNFHYSVSLDLFGSEKSTNAANYFTAGLKGRWQEERRKDDHQLTEDSSHVDLVRDGAVTTEEVSALVALNHDLRNEYVQDCATGMKRWNRVLEKAGIERRLSLPHVGFNREVGLFAGHHVTPKGDVVGPDVWEANLGKWLPTEADKVHVQSLMRPVYEPGKIAGWIAPPSNGINDKPFEYEYVHFA